A single window of Paenibacillus sp. SYP-B4298 DNA harbors:
- a CDS encoding carbohydrate ABC transporter permease: MKEHTANKIFDGVNFAVLVVCTLLCLAPFVHIVAISFSSAPAILSGSVNLLPVEFELDAYLKVFTDQSMIRALGFTIMLTAIFTALCMMMTIAIGYPLSKRNLKGRQVFMFIVMITMFFSGGIIPEYILIRNLNLLDSIWALVLPGLINPFYLIIMISFFKGIPESLEESAEIDGSSHFRTLLHLIIPLSLPVIATLSLFYAVGRWNGFTDTLLYINSPELYPIQLKLYQMIQNNMVTDLMKLEGAQMGKMVPESLKAASVVFATVPILIVYPWLQRYFVNGVMLGAVKG, from the coding sequence ATGAAAGAGCATACGGCCAATAAGATTTTTGATGGGGTCAATTTTGCGGTGCTGGTTGTATGCACGCTGCTGTGTCTGGCCCCGTTCGTTCATATTGTTGCCATCTCCTTCAGCTCTGCGCCAGCGATCTTGTCCGGCAGTGTGAATCTGCTGCCGGTAGAGTTCGAGCTGGATGCTTATCTGAAGGTGTTCACGGATCAGTCGATGATCCGCGCGCTAGGGTTCACGATCATGCTGACCGCTATCTTCACCGCGCTGTGCATGATGATGACGATTGCGATCGGCTACCCGTTGTCCAAGCGCAACCTGAAGGGGCGGCAGGTGTTCATGTTTATCGTTATGATCACGATGTTTTTCTCGGGCGGCATCATTCCCGAGTACATTCTGATTCGCAACTTGAATCTGCTTGATTCGATCTGGGCACTGGTGCTGCCGGGGCTGATCAACCCGTTCTACCTGATCATTATGATCTCGTTCTTCAAGGGCATCCCTGAAAGCTTGGAGGAATCGGCGGAGATTGACGGCAGCAGTCATTTTCGCACCCTGCTTCACCTAATCATTCCGCTGTCGCTGCCCGTCATTGCGACACTGAGTCTGTTCTATGCGGTTGGACGGTGGAATGGCTTTACGGATACGCTGCTCTACATTAACAGTCCTGAGCTGTACCCGATCCAGCTCAAGCTGTATCAGATGATTCAGAACAACATGGTCACCGATCTGATGAAGCTGGAGGGTGCTCAGATGGGCAAGATGGTGCCGGAGAGTCTGAAGGCGGCCAGCGTCGTGTTCGCAACGGTGCCCATTCTCATCGTGTACCCATGGCTGCAGCGTTATTTTGTGAATGGGGTCATGCTAGGCGCGGTGAAGGGGTAG
- a CDS encoding AraC family transcriptional regulator, producing MTRSWRRSCYTEPAIKVYEVAERVGYPDSRYFSTLFKKWTDLTPTEFRSYYMQEA from the coding sequence ATGACGAGGAGCTGGAGGCGATCCTGCTACACTGAACCCGCCATCAAAGTATACGAGGTCGCCGAGCGGGTCGGCTATCCCGACTCACGCTATTTCAGCACACTATTCAAGAAATGGACCGACCTCACCCCGACCGAGTTCCGCAGCTATTACATGCAGGAAGCGTGA